A single genomic interval of Heliangelus exortis chromosome 20, bHelExo1.hap1, whole genome shotgun sequence harbors:
- the TNRC6C gene encoding trinucleotide repeat-containing gene 6C protein isoform X20, whose translation MSLRVCQEQFQRSALQDEAHTVHSRHIEAGSPGERRGRSRKSSAHNVATPRMVGRLLSPDLSHSGLGDHYENSHWGQQPAFRSEGNCSWDKVIIDRTDKEAWPSITGAETESASECTTDTDSASNCGSENSSMATGSAQGNFTGHTKKTNGNNGANGALVQSTSNQSALGAGGANGNGNSARVWGVAGGSSSGLAHCSASGGDGKMDNMMGDGRSQNCWGASNSNAGINLNLNPNANPAAWPVLGHEGTVGAGNPSSICSPVSAIGQNMGNQNGNPTSTLGAWGNLLPQESTEPQTSTSQNVSFSVQPQNLNTDGPNNTNPMNSSPNPINAMQTNGLPNWGMAVGMGAIIPPHLQGLPGANGTSVSQVSGGSGEGMGSSVWGMSPGNPATGNSNSGFSQGNGDTVNSALSAKQNGSSGAAQKEGNGANAWDSGPPSGPGVLAWGRGGGNSGVGGMHSGAWGHPNRNTSNGVNGEWGKPPNQHSNSDINGKGSTGWDSSSVTSPNPAMQQGSEQINSWAKAAASGTTASEGSNESGGSQNEGSTGREGAGEGRRRDKGMIDQGQVQLPRNDLDPRVLSNTGWGQTPVKQNTAWEFEESPRSERKNDNGTEAWGCAATQSSNSGGKNDGSIMNSTNTSSVSGWVNSPPAAVPTNTGWGDNNNKAPNGPGGWGESASSTTVNNAASAKSGHAWSGTANQEDKSPTWGEPQKPKSQNWGDGQKSNPSWTSGGGDWTDSSSVPGHLGEGKKNGSGWDSDNRSGSGWNDSTRSGTSGWGNGTNSKANTGTSWGESLKPSPQQNWANKPQDNNVSNWGGAASVKQTGSGWVGGPVPAKQKENCEATGWEEPSPPSIRRKMEIDDGTSAWGDPNYNNNKTVNMWDRNNPIIQSSTTTNTTTTSTIINTNMVEPQPSHQSSAQPNRSPLLGPAGWGEMPTVHTKSEASWGEPSSPSAAVDNGTSAWGKPPSSGTGWGENPAESAGTYGRTNAPAAAPALCKPASKSMQEGWGSGGDEVNLSTSQWEDEEGDMWNNTASQESSSSCNSWGNAPKKGLQKPKTNPRLSLGTFWRTERKRLLKDFVIEKLHRDLLKGMKTSSKQDEAWIMNRLIKQLTDMGFPREPAEEALKSNNMNLDQAMSALLEKKVEMDKRGMGVTDYNGMVTKPLGCRPPPISKESSMDRPTFLDKLTLSFSNQDGGLVEEPTTSPFLPSPSLKLPLSNSALPNQTLGGIASGLGMQNLNSSRQIPSGNLGMFGNSGAAQARTMQQPQQPPVQPLNSSQPSLRAQVPQFLSPQVQAQLLQFAAKNIGLSPAQLTSPINNPQHMTMLNQLYQLQLAYQRLQIQQQMLQAQRNVSGPMRQQEQQVARTINNMQQQIQQHQRQLAQALLMKQQPPPPHLSLHPSAGKSAMDSFSPHPQAPGLPDLQTKEQQSSPNTFAPYPLAGLNPNMNVNNMDITGGLSVKDTSQSQSRLPQWTHPNSMDNLSSAASSLDQNSSKHGAIPGGLSIGPPGKSSLDDSYGRYDLIQNSESPASPPVAVPHSWSRAKTDSDKISNGSSINWPPEFHPGVPWKGLQNIDPENDPDVTPGSVPTGPTINTTIQDVNRYLLKSGGSSPTSSQNATLPSSSAWPLSASGYSSSFSSIASAPSIAGKLSDIKSTWSSGPISHTQASLSHELWKVPRNTTAPTRPPPGLNTKPSSTWGASPLGWTSSYSSGSAWSTDSSGRTSSWLVLRNLTPQIDGSTLRTLCLQHGPLITFHLNLTQGNAVVRYSSKEEAAKAQKSLHMCVLGNTTILAEFAGEEEVNRFLAQGQALPPTSSWQSNTGTTQNRLGSSSSSHALVRSDAGHWNPPCLGGKGSSDLLWGGVPQYSSSLWGPPSTDDGRVIGSPTPLNTLLPGDLLSGESI comes from the exons ATGTCACTTCGTGTGTGTCAGGAGCAATTCCAGAGATCAG CTCTACAGGATGAGGCTCACACTGTACACAGCCGACATATTGAAGCCGGGAGCCCTGGAGAACGTagaggcaggagcagaaagagCTCTGCACACAATGTAGCGACTCCTAGGATGGTTGGGCGGCTCCTTTCTCCAG ATCTCAGCCACAGTGGATTGGGAGACCATTATGAGAATTCCCACTGGGGACAGCAGCCCGCTTTCAGGAGTGAAGGCAACTGCAGCTGGGATAAAGTGATAATAGACAGGACTGACAAGGAAGCGTGGCCTTCCATTACCGGAGCTGAGACTGAGTCTGCCTCAGAATGTACTACAGACACTGACTCTGCCTCCAACTGTGGCTCAGAGAACAGTAGCATGGCTACAGGGAGTGCCCAAGGCAACTTCACTGGACATACAAAGAAAACTAATGGCAATAATGGCGCCAACGGAGCACTCGTCCAAAGCACTTCTAACCAGAGTGCCCTTGGAGCTGGTGGAGCAAATGGTAATGGCAACTCAGCCAGAGTGTGGGGGGTGGCTGGGGGCTCCAGCTCTGGCCTAGCTCACTGCTCTGCCAGTGGTGGGGATGGAAAGATGGACAACATGATGGGAGATGGTAGAAGTCAGAACTGCTGGGGTGCTTCCAACTCGAATGCTGGCATTAATCTTAACCTTAACCCTAATGCCAATCCAGCTGCCTGGCCTGTACTTGGACATGAAGGAACTGTGGGAGCAGGCAACCCTTCCAGTATTTGCAGTCCAGTCAGTGCCATAGGTCAGAACATGGGCAACCAGAATGGGAACCCAACAAGCACCTTAGGTGCTTGGGGAAACTTGCTGCCGCAAGAGAGCACAGAACCACAAACGTCCACTTCTCAGAATGTGTCTTTCAGCGTACAACCTCAGAACCTTAACACTGATGGACCAAATAACACTAACCCCATGAACTCTTCACCAAACCCTATCAATGCAATGCAGACAAATGGACTGCCGAACTGGGGGATGGCTGTTGGGATGGGGGCCATCATCCCGCCCCACCTGCAAGGCCTTCCTGGTGCTAATGGAACATCAGTTTCTCAAGTCAGCGGGGGCAGTGGTGAAGGGATGGGCAGTTCAGTGTGGGGGATGTCCCCAGGTAATCCTGCCACAGGAAACAGCAATTCTGGGTTCAGTCAGGGGAATGGAGACACTGTGAACTCAGCATTAAGTGCTAAACAAAACGGATCCAGCGGCGCTGCGCAGAAGGAGGGGAACGGGGCGAACGCGTGGGATTCGGGGCCTCCTTCTGGTCCTGGGGTACTGGCGTGGGGCAGGGGTGGTGGCAACAGTGGTGTTGGTGGCATGCATTCTGGAGCTTGGGGCCACCCCAACCGGAACACCAGTAATGGTGTGAACGGGGAATGGGGCAAACCCCCAAACCAGCATTCCAATAGCGACATCAACGGGAAAGGATCAACAGGGTGGGACAGCTCCAGTGTTACCAGTCCCAATCCTGCCATGCAGCAGGGCAGTGAACAAATAAACTCTTGGGCCAAAGCTGCAGCCTCTGGCACCACAGCTAGTGAAGGAAGTAACGAGAGCGGTGGGAGTCAAAATGAAGGCAGTACcgggagggagggggctggagagggcaggaggagagacAAAGGGATGATAGACCAAGGGCAAGTTCAGTTGCCAAGAAATGACCTTGACCCCAGGGTCCTGTCCAATACGGGGTGGGGACAAACCCCCGTAAAGCAAAACACTGCCTGGGAATTTGAAGAGTCCCCAAGGTCTGAACGAAAGAATGACAATGGAACAGAGGCCTGGGGTTGTGCAGCTACTCAATCTTCAAACTCAGGGGGGAAGAACGATGGGTCCATCATGAACAGTACAAATACCTCTTCAGTATCTGGGTGGGTCAACTCTCCACCGGCAGCTGTTCcaacaaatacaggttggggAGACAATAACAACAAAGCACCAAATGGCccaggggggtggggagagtCAGCAAGCTCTACTACTGTTAATAATGCTGCTTCTGCCAAAAGCGGCCACGCGTGGAGTGGGACCGCGAATCAGGAGGACAAATCACCTACCTGGGGTGAACCTCAGAAACCCAAATCTCAGAACTGGGGAGATGGACAGAAATCAAATCCAAGCTGGACTTCAGGAGGTGGAGACTGGACAGATTCATCATCTGTTCCTGGACACTTGGGTGAGGGGAAGAAGAATGGGTCTGGATGGGATTCTGACAATAGATCAGGGTCTGGTTGGAATGATTCCACGAGGTCTGGGACCAGCGGGTGGGGAAATGGCACAAACAGCAAGGCTAATACAGGTACAAGTTGGGGGGAATCTTTAAAGCCAAGCCCCCAACAAAATTGGGCTAATAAACCCCAGGACAACAATGTGAGTAACTGGGGAGGAGCTGCTTCTGTAAAACAGACTGGGTCAGGGTGGGTTGGTGGGCCAGTGCCAGCCAAACAAAAAGAGAACTGTGAGGCAACTGGCTGGGAAGAGCCATCTCCACCGTCCATTCGCCGCAAGATGGAAATCGATGATGGTACCTCAGCTTGGGGCGACCCGAattacaacaacaacaagacTGTAAACATGTGGGATAGAAATAACCCTATAATTCAGAGCAGTACCAcaaccaacaccaccaccactaGCACCATTATCAACACAAATATGGTTGAACCTCAGCCATCGCACCAGTCAAGTGCCCAGCCGAACCGGTCCCCACTGCTTGGTCCAG CAGGCTGGGGAGAGATGCCTACTGTCCACACAAAGAGTGAAGCTTCTTGGGGAGAGCCATCATCCCCTTCTGCTGCAGTTGATAATGGCACTTCAGCATGGGGGAAACCCCCCAGCAGTGGTACAGGGTGGGGAGAGAATCCTGCTGAGTCAGCAGGGACATATGGAAGAACAaatgctccagctgctgccccagcactgtGCAAACCAG cttcaAAATCTATGCAAGAAGGCTGGGGCAGTGGTGGGGATGAAGTGAATCTCAGTACTAGTCAGTGGGAAGATGAGGAAGGAGATATGTGGAATAATACTGCTTCACAAGAGAGCAGCTCCTCCTGTAATTCCTGGGGAAATGCCCCGAAGAAAGGACTTCAAAAG CCCAAAACAAATCCACGCTTGTCCCTTGGTACTTTCTGGAGAACTGAAAGGAAGAGACTTCTTAAGGATTTTGTGATAGAAAAGCTGCACAGAGATCTTTTAAAG GGCATGAAGACATCTAGCAAGCAAGATGAGGCCTGGATCATGAACCGTCTGATAAAACAGCTCACAGACATGGGCTTCCCT AGAGAGCCAGCGGAAGAGGCCTTGAAGAGCAACAATATGAATCTCGATCAGGCCATGA GTGCTCTGCTGGAAAAGAAGGTGGAAATGGACAAGCGTGGAATGGGAGTGACTGACTACAATGGAATGGTCACCAAACCCCTTGGCTGCCGCCCACCACCAATCTCCAAAGAGTCTTCCATGGACCGCCCCACCTTCCTTGACAAG CTCACCCTTTCTTTCTCCAATCAGGATGGCGGCCTAGTGGAAGAGCCCACTACTTCACCATTTTTGCCTTCACCAAGCCTGAAGCTCCCCCTTTCAAACAGTGCACTCCCTAATCAGACCCTGGGCGGGATTGCCTCAGGGCTGGGCATGCAAAACTTGAATTCTTCTAGACAG ATACCGAGTGGCAATCTGGGTATGTTTGGCAATAGCGGAGCAGCACAAGCCAGGACCATGCAGCAGCCGCAGCAACCGCCAGTGCAACCTCTTAATTCATCCCAGCCTAGTCTTCGTGCTCAAGTGCCTCAGTTTCTATCCCCTCAG GTTCAAGCACAGCTTTTGCAGTTTGCAGCAAAAAACATTGGTCTCAGCCCTGCACAGTTAACCTCGCCAATTAATAATCCTCAGCATATGACGATGTTGAACCAGCTCTATCAGCTGCAGCTG GCGTACCAACGTTTACAAATCCAGCAGCAGATGTTACAGGCTCAGCGTAATGTTTCCGGACCCATGAGACAACAGGAGCAGCAA GTTGCACGTACAATCAATAACATGCAGCAGCAGATCCAGCAGCACCAGCGCCAGCTGGCCCAGGCCCTGCTTAtgaagcagcagcctccccCTCCACATCTCTCTTTGCACCCCTCTGCAGGCAAATCAGCCATGGATAGCTTTTCACCCCATCCCCAGGCTCCCGGCCTACCTGACCTGCAGACCAAAGAGCAACAGTCTTCACCGAACACCTTTGCTCCTTACCCTCTTG CTGGACTGAACCCGAACATGAATGTAAATAACATGGACATTACTGGTGGTTTGTCAGTGAAGGACACTTCTCAGTCCCAGTCTCGCCTTCCTCAGTGGACACACCCCAACTCAATGGATAATCTCTCTAGTGCTGCTTCTTCTCTTGACCAGAACTCCAGCAAGCACG GTGCTATACCTGGAGGTTTAAGTATTGGTCCTCCGGGCAAGTCCTCCCTCGATGACTCTTACGGCCGGTATGATCTGATTCAGAACAGTGAATCTCCTGCCAGTCCACCTGTAGCTGTTCCTCACAGCTGGTCACGTGCCAAAACTGATAGTGATAAAATTTCCAATGGCTCCAGCATAAACTGGCCACCAg AGTTTCATCCAGGAGTGCCATGGAAAGGTCTGCAGAACATTGATCCTGAAAATGACCCTGATGTTactcctggaagtgttccaacTGGGCCAACCATAAACACCACGATACAGGATGTTAATCGCTATCTTCTCAAGAGTGGAG GGTCATCCCCAACATCATCTCAGAATGCCACGCTGCCTTCATCGAGTGCCTGGCCGCTTAGTGCCTCCGGCTACAGTAGCTCTTTCAGCAGCATTGCATCTGCACCTAGCATTGCAG GTAAATTGTCAGACATCAAGTCTACGTGGTCCTCTGGCCCAATCTCTCACACACAAGCCTCTCTATCCCATGAACTATGGAAGGTACCCAGAAACACTACTGCTCCTACAAGACCACCTCCAGGCTTAAACACCAAGCCATCATCTACGTGGGGTGCCAGTCCCCTGGGTTGGACCAGCTCTTACTCCTCTG GTTCTGCATGGAGTACTGACAGCTCAGGGAGAACAAGCAGCTGGCTGGTTCTTCGAAACCTCACCCCCCAG ATTGATGGCTCCACACTGAGGACACTGTGTTTGCAACATGGCCCTCTGATAACATTCCACTTGAACCTGACACAAGGGAATGCTGTGGTCCGATACAGTTCCAAGGAAGAAGCAGCCAAGGCCCAAAAGTCTCTGCATAT GTGTGTCCTGGGAAACACTACCATCCTGGCCGAGTTTGCTGGTGAGGAAGAAGTCAACCGTTTCTTAGCACAAGGCCAGGCACTGCCACCCACCTCCAGCTGGCAGTCCAACACTGGAACCACCCAGAACCGCCtgggctcctccagcagctcccacgCTTTGGTGCGCAGCGACGCCGGGCACTGGAACCCCCCCTGCC
- the TNRC6C gene encoding trinucleotide repeat-containing gene 6C protein isoform X10 has protein sequence MEEKKKKKQEEKKKKEGAQKKAAEQKTKVPEPIKTSLSQPQPAGTGTSTSTSTITNSSNGKRASAPGQQPAASRYLPREVPPRFRQQEQKQLLKRGQPLPTGTLSSTSPAQGTGQAGASPPPQQGAGGQHHPSKTQPDLSHSGLGDHYENSHWGQQPAFRSEGNCSWDKVIIDRTDKEAWPSITGAETESASECTTDTDSASNCGSENSSMATGSAQGNFTGHTKKTNGNNGANGALVQSTSNQSALGAGGANGNGNSARVWGVAGGSSSGLAHCSASGGDGKMDNMMGDGRSQNCWGASNSNAGINLNLNPNANPAAWPVLGHEGTVGAGNPSSICSPVSAIGQNMGNQNGNPTSTLGAWGNLLPQESTEPQTSTSQNVSFSVQPQNLNTDGPNNTNPMNSSPNPINAMQTNGLPNWGMAVGMGAIIPPHLQGLPGANGTSVSQVSGGSGEGMGSSVWGMSPGNPATGNSNSGFSQGNGDTVNSALSAKQNGSSGAAQKEGNGANAWDSGPPSGPGVLAWGRGGGNSGVGGMHSGAWGHPNRNTSNGVNGEWGKPPNQHSNSDINGKGSTGWDSSSVTSPNPAMQQGSEQINSWAKAAASGTTASEGSNESGGSQNEGSTGREGAGEGRRRDKGMIDQGQVQLPRNDLDPRVLSNTGWGQTPVKQNTAWEFEESPRSERKNDNGTEAWGCAATQSSNSGGKNDGSIMNSTNTSSVSGWVNSPPAAVPTNTGWGDNNNKAPNGPGGWGESASSTTVNNAASAKSGHAWSGTANQEDKSPTWGEPQKPKSQNWGDGQKSNPSWTSGGGDWTDSSSVPGHLGEGKKNGSGWDSDNRSGSGWNDSTRSGTSGWGNGTNSKANTGTSWGESLKPSPQQNWANKPQDNNVSNWGGAASVKQTGSGWVGGPVPAKQKENCEATGWEEPSPPSIRRKMEIDDGTSAWGDPNYNNNKTVNMWDRNNPIIQSSTTTNTTTTSTIINTNMVEPQPSHQSSAQPNRSPLLGPAGWGEMPTVHTKSEASWGEPSSPSAAVDNGTSAWGKPPSSGTGWGENPAESAGTYGRTNAPAAAPALCKPASKSMQEGWGSGGDEVNLSTSQWEDEEGDMWNNTASQESSSSCNSWGNAPKKGLQKPKTNPRLSLGTFWRTERKRLLKDFVIEKLHRDLLKGMKTSSKQDEAWIMNRLIKQLTDMGFPREPAEEALKSNNMNLDQAMSALLEKKVEMDKRGMGVTDYNGMVTKPLGCRPPPISKESSMDRPTFLDKLTLSFSNQDGGLVEEPTTSPFLPSPSLKLPLSNSALPNQTLGGIASGLGMQNLNSSRQIPSGNLGMFGNSGAAQARTMQQPQQPPVQPLNSSQPSLRAQVPQFLSPQVQAQLLQFAAKNIGLSPAQLTSPINNPQHMTMLNQLYQLQLAYQRLQIQQQMLQAQRNVSGPMRQQEQQVARTINNMQQQIQQHQRQLAQALLMKQQPPPPHLSLHPSAGKSAMDSFSPHPQAPGLPDLQTKEQQSSPNTFAPYPLAGLNPNMNVNNMDITGGLSVKDTSQSQSRLPQWTHPNSMDNLSSAASSLDQNSSKHGAIPGGLSIGPPGKSSLDDSYGRYDLIQNSESPASPPVAVPHSWSRAKTDSDKISNGSSINWPPEFHPGVPWKGLQNIDPENDPDVTPGSVPTGPTINTTIQDVNRYLLKSGGSSPTSSQNATLPSSSAWPLSASGYSSSFSSIASAPSIAGKLSDIKSTWSSGPISHTQASLSHELWKVPRNTTAPTRPPPGLNTKPSSTWGASPLGWTSSYSSGSAWSTDSSGRTSSWLVLRNLTPQIDGSTLRTLCLQHGPLITFHLNLTQGNAVVRYSSKEEAAKAQKSLHMCVLGNTTILAEFAGEEEVNRFLAQGQALPPTSSWQSNTGTTQNRLGSSSSSHALVRSDAGHWNPPCLGGKGSSDLLWGGVPQYSSSLWGPPSTDDGRVIGSPTPLNTLLPGDLLSGESI, from the exons ATCTCAGCCACAGTGGATTGGGAGACCATTATGAGAATTCCCACTGGGGACAGCAGCCCGCTTTCAGGAGTGAAGGCAACTGCAGCTGGGATAAAGTGATAATAGACAGGACTGACAAGGAAGCGTGGCCTTCCATTACCGGAGCTGAGACTGAGTCTGCCTCAGAATGTACTACAGACACTGACTCTGCCTCCAACTGTGGCTCAGAGAACAGTAGCATGGCTACAGGGAGTGCCCAAGGCAACTTCACTGGACATACAAAGAAAACTAATGGCAATAATGGCGCCAACGGAGCACTCGTCCAAAGCACTTCTAACCAGAGTGCCCTTGGAGCTGGTGGAGCAAATGGTAATGGCAACTCAGCCAGAGTGTGGGGGGTGGCTGGGGGCTCCAGCTCTGGCCTAGCTCACTGCTCTGCCAGTGGTGGGGATGGAAAGATGGACAACATGATGGGAGATGGTAGAAGTCAGAACTGCTGGGGTGCTTCCAACTCGAATGCTGGCATTAATCTTAACCTTAACCCTAATGCCAATCCAGCTGCCTGGCCTGTACTTGGACATGAAGGAACTGTGGGAGCAGGCAACCCTTCCAGTATTTGCAGTCCAGTCAGTGCCATAGGTCAGAACATGGGCAACCAGAATGGGAACCCAACAAGCACCTTAGGTGCTTGGGGAAACTTGCTGCCGCAAGAGAGCACAGAACCACAAACGTCCACTTCTCAGAATGTGTCTTTCAGCGTACAACCTCAGAACCTTAACACTGATGGACCAAATAACACTAACCCCATGAACTCTTCACCAAACCCTATCAATGCAATGCAGACAAATGGACTGCCGAACTGGGGGATGGCTGTTGGGATGGGGGCCATCATCCCGCCCCACCTGCAAGGCCTTCCTGGTGCTAATGGAACATCAGTTTCTCAAGTCAGCGGGGGCAGTGGTGAAGGGATGGGCAGTTCAGTGTGGGGGATGTCCCCAGGTAATCCTGCCACAGGAAACAGCAATTCTGGGTTCAGTCAGGGGAATGGAGACACTGTGAACTCAGCATTAAGTGCTAAACAAAACGGATCCAGCGGCGCTGCGCAGAAGGAGGGGAACGGGGCGAACGCGTGGGATTCGGGGCCTCCTTCTGGTCCTGGGGTACTGGCGTGGGGCAGGGGTGGTGGCAACAGTGGTGTTGGTGGCATGCATTCTGGAGCTTGGGGCCACCCCAACCGGAACACCAGTAATGGTGTGAACGGGGAATGGGGCAAACCCCCAAACCAGCATTCCAATAGCGACATCAACGGGAAAGGATCAACAGGGTGGGACAGCTCCAGTGTTACCAGTCCCAATCCTGCCATGCAGCAGGGCAGTGAACAAATAAACTCTTGGGCCAAAGCTGCAGCCTCTGGCACCACAGCTAGTGAAGGAAGTAACGAGAGCGGTGGGAGTCAAAATGAAGGCAGTACcgggagggagggggctggagagggcaggaggagagacAAAGGGATGATAGACCAAGGGCAAGTTCAGTTGCCAAGAAATGACCTTGACCCCAGGGTCCTGTCCAATACGGGGTGGGGACAAACCCCCGTAAAGCAAAACACTGCCTGGGAATTTGAAGAGTCCCCAAGGTCTGAACGAAAGAATGACAATGGAACAGAGGCCTGGGGTTGTGCAGCTACTCAATCTTCAAACTCAGGGGGGAAGAACGATGGGTCCATCATGAACAGTACAAATACCTCTTCAGTATCTGGGTGGGTCAACTCTCCACCGGCAGCTGTTCcaacaaatacaggttggggAGACAATAACAACAAAGCACCAAATGGCccaggggggtggggagagtCAGCAAGCTCTACTACTGTTAATAATGCTGCTTCTGCCAAAAGCGGCCACGCGTGGAGTGGGACCGCGAATCAGGAGGACAAATCACCTACCTGGGGTGAACCTCAGAAACCCAAATCTCAGAACTGGGGAGATGGACAGAAATCAAATCCAAGCTGGACTTCAGGAGGTGGAGACTGGACAGATTCATCATCTGTTCCTGGACACTTGGGTGAGGGGAAGAAGAATGGGTCTGGATGGGATTCTGACAATAGATCAGGGTCTGGTTGGAATGATTCCACGAGGTCTGGGACCAGCGGGTGGGGAAATGGCACAAACAGCAAGGCTAATACAGGTACAAGTTGGGGGGAATCTTTAAAGCCAAGCCCCCAACAAAATTGGGCTAATAAACCCCAGGACAACAATGTGAGTAACTGGGGAGGAGCTGCTTCTGTAAAACAGACTGGGTCAGGGTGGGTTGGTGGGCCAGTGCCAGCCAAACAAAAAGAGAACTGTGAGGCAACTGGCTGGGAAGAGCCATCTCCACCGTCCATTCGCCGCAAGATGGAAATCGATGATGGTACCTCAGCTTGGGGCGACCCGAattacaacaacaacaagacTGTAAACATGTGGGATAGAAATAACCCTATAATTCAGAGCAGTACCAcaaccaacaccaccaccactaGCACCATTATCAACACAAATATGGTTGAACCTCAGCCATCGCACCAGTCAAGTGCCCAGCCGAACCGGTCCCCACTGCTTGGTCCAG CAGGCTGGGGAGAGATGCCTACTGTCCACACAAAGAGTGAAGCTTCTTGGGGAGAGCCATCATCCCCTTCTGCTGCAGTTGATAATGGCACTTCAGCATGGGGGAAACCCCCCAGCAGTGGTACAGGGTGGGGAGAGAATCCTGCTGAGTCAGCAGGGACATATGGAAGAACAaatgctccagctgctgccccagcactgtGCAAACCAG cttcaAAATCTATGCAAGAAGGCTGGGGCAGTGGTGGGGATGAAGTGAATCTCAGTACTAGTCAGTGGGAAGATGAGGAAGGAGATATGTGGAATAATACTGCTTCACAAGAGAGCAGCTCCTCCTGTAATTCCTGGGGAAATGCCCCGAAGAAAGGACTTCAAAAG CCCAAAACAAATCCACGCTTGTCCCTTGGTACTTTCTGGAGAACTGAAAGGAAGAGACTTCTTAAGGATTTTGTGATAGAAAAGCTGCACAGAGATCTTTTAAAG GGCATGAAGACATCTAGCAAGCAAGATGAGGCCTGGATCATGAACCGTCTGATAAAACAGCTCACAGACATGGGCTTCCCT AGAGAGCCAGCGGAAGAGGCCTTGAAGAGCAACAATATGAATCTCGATCAGGCCATGA GTGCTCTGCTGGAAAAGAAGGTGGAAATGGACAAGCGTGGAATGGGAGTGACTGACTACAATGGAATGGTCACCAAACCCCTTGGCTGCCGCCCACCACCAATCTCCAAAGAGTCTTCCATGGACCGCCCCACCTTCCTTGACAAG CTCACCCTTTCTTTCTCCAATCAGGATGGCGGCCTAGTGGAAGAGCCCACTACTTCACCATTTTTGCCTTCACCAAGCCTGAAGCTCCCCCTTTCAAACAGTGCACTCCCTAATCAGACCCTGGGCGGGATTGCCTCAGGGCTGGGCATGCAAAACTTGAATTCTTCTAGACAG ATACCGAGTGGCAATCTGGGTATGTTTGGCAATAGCGGAGCAGCACAAGCCAGGACCATGCAGCAGCCGCAGCAACCGCCAGTGCAACCTCTTAATTCATCCCAGCCTAGTCTTCGTGCTCAAGTGCCTCAGTTTCTATCCCCTCAG GTTCAAGCACAGCTTTTGCAGTTTGCAGCAAAAAACATTGGTCTCAGCCCTGCACAGTTAACCTCGCCAATTAATAATCCTCAGCATATGACGATGTTGAACCAGCTCTATCAGCTGCAGCTG GCGTACCAACGTTTACAAATCCAGCAGCAGATGTTACAGGCTCAGCGTAATGTTTCCGGACCCATGAGACAACAGGAGCAGCAA GTTGCACGTACAATCAATAACATGCAGCAGCAGATCCAGCAGCACCAGCGCCAGCTGGCCCAGGCCCTGCTTAtgaagcagcagcctccccCTCCACATCTCTCTTTGCACCCCTCTGCAGGCAAATCAGCCATGGATAGCTTTTCACCCCATCCCCAGGCTCCCGGCCTACCTGACCTGCAGACCAAAGAGCAACAGTCTTCACCGAACACCTTTGCTCCTTACCCTCTTG CTGGACTGAACCCGAACATGAATGTAAATAACATGGACATTACTGGTGGTTTGTCAGTGAAGGACACTTCTCAGTCCCAGTCTCGCCTTCCTCAGTGGACACACCCCAACTCAATGGATAATCTCTCTAGTGCTGCTTCTTCTCTTGACCAGAACTCCAGCAAGCACG GTGCTATACCTGGAGGTTTAAGTATTGGTCCTCCGGGCAAGTCCTCCCTCGATGACTCTTACGGCCGGTATGATCTGATTCAGAACAGTGAATCTCCTGCCAGTCCACCTGTAGCTGTTCCTCACAGCTGGTCACGTGCCAAAACTGATAGTGATAAAATTTCCAATGGCTCCAGCATAAACTGGCCACCAg AGTTTCATCCAGGAGTGCCATGGAAAGGTCTGCAGAACATTGATCCTGAAAATGACCCTGATGTTactcctggaagtgttccaacTGGGCCAACCATAAACACCACGATACAGGATGTTAATCGCTATCTTCTCAAGAGTGGAG GGTCATCCCCAACATCATCTCAGAATGCCACGCTGCCTTCATCGAGTGCCTGGCCGCTTAGTGCCTCCGGCTACAGTAGCTCTTTCAGCAGCATTGCATCTGCACCTAGCATTGCAG GTAAATTGTCAGACATCAAGTCTACGTGGTCCTCTGGCCCAATCTCTCACACACAAGCCTCTCTATCCCATGAACTATGGAAGGTACCCAGAAACACTACTGCTCCTACAAGACCACCTCCAGGCTTAAACACCAAGCCATCATCTACGTGGGGTGCCAGTCCCCTGGGTTGGACCAGCTCTTACTCCTCTG GTTCTGCATGGAGTACTGACAGCTCAGGGAGAACAAGCAGCTGGCTGGTTCTTCGAAACCTCACCCCCCAG ATTGATGGCTCCACACTGAGGACACTGTGTTTGCAACATGGCCCTCTGATAACATTCCACTTGAACCTGACACAAGGGAATGCTGTGGTCCGATACAGTTCCAAGGAAGAAGCAGCCAAGGCCCAAAAGTCTCTGCATAT GTGTGTCCTGGGAAACACTACCATCCTGGCCGAGTTTGCTGGTGAGGAAGAAGTCAACCGTTTCTTAGCACAAGGCCAGGCACTGCCACCCACCTCCAGCTGGCAGTCCAACACTGGAACCACCCAGAACCGCCtgggctcctccagcagctcccacgCTTTGGTGCGCAGCGACGCCGGGCACTGGAACCCCCCCTGCC